ACAGATAGATAGAGATAACAATTATCGTATAAATGTAGAAAAAATAAGAATGGTGTAAGGACTGGATTCCCTACATCATTCTGGGGATAAGGACGAAGTCCTTATCCCTTCTAAGCAATGAGAAGGTTATTTAAATTATTTAATAAGCTTTAGAAAACTGTGTTGGCAATATCCCTTATTTATCCGGATGAGGGAATTTGTCAAGAAAGGACTCGCGAAGGATTACCACGTACTGCCTGTTGGTAAGTATCGGCTTGGTTTTGGAACTGAGATAGATAGGGATGACAGAATTGTTGCCATGATTTATAGAAACGGTGATGTAACAAAAACTTTACCATTAGATGATATAGAGCCTATAATTAATCCTCGTCGCACAGTTCCTTTGAACGAAAATTAATAAAAGATAATTATATTAATTGGGGCAAGGATTATTCCTGCTCCAATTATTTTCTTAAGTTTCAATATGTATAAAATATAATACCCAGTGTACCGGGCCCGACGTGAGAGCCGATAACCGGTCCTACATCTGCGAAAATTACATTAACACCGGGGAATTTTTCTAAAAACATATCCTTTAACCGGTTGGCACCTTCCGGAGTCGCGGCGTGGAGTATACAGCATTTAATACTTGTCCCGGGCTTTTCCTCCTTATGCAGGTAGTATCACGATAAATTCCGTGCCACTTTCTTTTTACTTTGTACAGCTATCTCCCCTTTGTTCTTTTTAACAAGCTTTTTGACGGTAGAAAGTCCCAGACAGTCATGTTTTGGTTTATCCTTGGTTGTATAATTTCCCTTGAAAATTTTCCCTAAGTCATCTCGAGTTAAAATCGGTTCCGGATTGGAATTTTAAACATGAAGAATTTTTGCAAAGCGAGAAATTTGGAAAAGTACTATTCGTTTCTTCTGCTCCGGGTAATCTACAGCTTCAATGGGGCGTTATCAAGGATATTTCCCAGGATGGTAACTAATTCATGAGGCTTAACTTTTATATGGTTTAAAGACGCTTGCGCAGTTATTTGCAGATTGACCTTCTTTGGATTTGCTGCAGCCAGTTTTGCTTTTAATAAAGCTGCAGCTGCGGAATGTTTTAAGCGGATCATTCATTTAGTTCCTCGAAGTCATCCAGGACCGGATCTAGGTAAGCTACCGTAGTTTTATCCAAAAATATCCTCCTTTATGAAATATATTTAAACTATTTTGTGAGAATCTGTAACTGGTAAAATAAACTCAACAAATTTCAGCAAATAATAATAAACACTATTTACCACAAAGCACCAATTCCGGTATGATTGATCTGGAAAAAGTCAATTATACGGGGAGAGGTAGTATGAATCTAGAAGAAAGGTGGCAAATGTACTCAAAAATTCAAGGATTAAAGAAACTGAATTTGAAAATTTCTCAAATTGCAAGGCACATTGGAGTTACCAGAAACACTGTCTACAAATACATCGACATGACACCGGGGGAATATCGGCAATCTCTAGAGAGGAGGGAAACCAGAAAGAAGAAGCTCGATAATTACAAAAGCGAAATACTGGGTTGGCTAAAAACATATCCTGATTTATCCACAGCCCAGGTATACGACTGGCTCAAAGAAACATACTCTGGGATTAATGTTTGTGAAAGAACTGTTGGTAATTTAGTTAACCAATTGAGAAAGGAGCATGCCATACCGAAAACCGTGAACAAAAGACAATATGAAGCCATTCCTGACCTGCCCATGGGGTATCAGGTACAAGTTGATTTTGGTGAGAAGAAACTAAAAGATCCTGATGGAATATTGCACAAGCTATGGTTCATTGCTTTCGTGATTCATACATTAGGTTGACTTTTCCAAAAGGCTTGTCTGCTACATAAACAATATAGTCATCGCGCTGCTTTTTCCAATTGCCATTAATGTTTTCCCAACCAACTGCTGCTTCGGCGATTTTAGTTTTAAATAGATTTAAGTTGGAAATTGTTTACTTCTTTCTGTGACTGCATTGTTTCTGTCACGGAGCTTTTCAGTCCCCTCACGATAAATCCAAGTTGCTTCTAAAATATCTTGGTATTTCAAATCATAATGATCGGGAATCACAACCTGGCCAATATCCCGTTGATCATTTGCACTATATCTAACCCATACGGCTACTGTTTTATATGATCTTTTATTAGTATCTGTTTCTTCCGAATTGTCATTATTAGAGTTAGGTACTGGCATTTCTCTTATGGGTGAACTAAAAGCTTCAGCTACCTTATTCCTATCGCTCATACCTACAAAAACGACAGGCTTTCCGGATTTTGCAAATTGACTCACTTTTTGGTGCAACTCCGAATTTTTATCTAGTGCATTTTGAATTTGGTCTTCAAATACCCAAAGACTATTTGAAGATGATTGACCGTTAGCAACTTTAGGAGGCACATGACTAAAATTAGCTGGTAGATTTTCTTTATTAATTTTATCAACAAAGCCTCTATTTTCGGTAATAACATCAACCTTGAATTGAGTACCAGAAGCTTTTAGGTTTCCGATAGGATCTTCAAGAATATTATTAGTATATGCTGTTACTAAGTTAGCAAAAATCGCAAAACTAGCTAAAAGTAAAAAAACTAAAAGAATTTTTTTCTTCATGGAACCTCTCCTGTTGTATCGTAATTTAGATAACAAATAACCGGCAAATTGTGTTACCTTGTCTAAAATTATACAGTATTTGTATAACCTGTCTAGTACCAAAAAATACCACTGTCGGAAACACGCCCATGTTGGCACCTATTTAAGAGACCACCGCTATGGCGGAAAATGTGTTCTTAAAGGACGGAACAGTTAAGATCAGATTAATTTCTTCAGTGTAGGGCTTGGAAAGGGAAAGGATAATTTTTTCAAGATCAGCTTTACGAGATTTAAGATCTTCATAGTGCTGTTTAATTACTTTAAGTTTTTCAGCTTGTTCAGGCGTGATAAAACCGTCGATGCAAGATCAGTTCGGGAAGCTTATCTTTCATAGAACAGTGAATGAGAGGTTCAATGTTAAAACTGTTATCCAAAGGATTTGCCAAAAGCTTATTAATGATGTACATTGAACTTTTGCCAGAGGAAATTACAAATTTTATGGAATGGGCGGAAACTATCCTTCATTGTACAAGATATACAACAAAGTTAAGATTTTCTGGGGGAAAATGCTTAGTAGCCGAAGTTGAAAGGATTATATAACATGGGAATTATATGACAGAATTAGGGAGACATTTCCGATATTGCGGCCATTAATCAAAATATCTTATCAAGATATGAGGAGATACGCAATGCTGTAAAACAAGTCCTGAAGAGCTAGGTGCGGGAAACCCGCACGCCTAGTTCCGCGGGGTCCGGGCTGCGAATTGTGCAGCCCTTCTACCCGGAGGTAAACCGCAAGGGTAGATGTGGAGATCCAATGTGCGACCATAACCGCTTTTAAAAATGGTGCACGGCACCTCTGTTCTTGTTAAAGGTTAAAACCCAAATATTCACTCTTCGATCAGTATGTTCTAAACTATTTTATCAGAAATGAAATCGTGTTAGTTACTAAAATGAAGAAACCTCAATTTATCGAGGGATGATTATAACATTATGAGCAAAAAGTATAATTTACTTATAATTTCTTTAACTGTTTTATTGGTTTTATGTTCATGTTCTGTATTTTTATTAAATAATCCTTCGGTAGTATTGTAGATTTGGAAGTTGAAACTCAAATCTCCGATTTTTCAATCAACGTTATGGATGGTTTAAAAAGTAAAAAGGAGTAGGACGTATTCCTTACCCCATTCATACCTTTGAACAATTAAATTAACAATGCAGTAATTTTAATATGTATAGAATATAATGCCCAGTGTACCAGGCCCGACATGAGTGCCGATAACCGGCCCTACATCCGCGAAAATTACATTAATACCGGGGAACTTTTCTAATAACATATCTTTTAACCTGTTGGCACCTTTCGGTTCTGCGGCGTGGAGTATGCAGCACTCTACACTTGTACCGGGGGTGATTTCATGGGATGTGATTTCGATTAGCCTGTTTAATGCTTTAGCCTTACCTCTAATCTTCTCATAGGGATGGACTATTCCTTCATTTACCCGTAATATGGGTTTAATATTCAGCAGGGTACCTAAGAAGGCCCGGGCTTTTCCGATCCGACCACCTTTTTGTAAGTATTCCAGGGAATCTACTAAAAAATAAATTTTTAAATTGTTCCTAATTTTTATTACTAAATCAATTATCTCCTTATAAGAATGTCCATTTTTTGCTGCATTTGCTGCCGCTAAGACAATTAAGCCTATACCCATGCTGGCCGAAAGGGAATCAATAATCTCAATATCTTGGTAGTTCAGGATGGAGCCGGCTGTCCGGGCTGACTGGACTGTTCCGCTTAAATGAGAAGAAAGATGAATAGAGATAATTTGCTGCTCTTGATCGGCAAGCTTTTGATATACTTCTAAAAATTCTCCCGGAGAGGGTTGGGACGTTCTTGGTATTTCCTTCGTGGCAGTCAGTCGCCGGTAAAATTCAGCAGGGGATAAATCTACCCCGTCTCTGAATACTTCCTGGCCGAACATTACTTTAAGCGGTACAACTGTTATATTGTCATATTGTTTTAGTATTTCCGCCGGTATATCGGAAGTACTGTCTGTTACTATGTGTATACCGGACATTGAGATACCACCTGCCTCGTTATTCTACTGAAATAATAAAATGATATACCGGCTGACCGCCGCTGTGCAGCTCTATTTCCAGATCCGGGTACAGCTGAACTGTTTGCTCAATCAAGTTTTCAGCTGTCTTTTGATCTATATCCTGACCGTAATAACAGGTAACCAGGCTTTCCGGGGCGGTTACCAGGTGGGAAATGAGTAATTTAAATGTTTCCTGCAGGCTGTTACCGGCTGCAATTATTGTGTCTTTAGCCAGTGCAATAAAATCCCCACTGTTTATGGGATTCCCGTCATAGCTGCTGTTCCGCACTGCGGTGGTAATTTCTCCGGTTATAATGTTATTTATTGCTGTTACCATTTGTTCAATATTCTTGCTAAACTCCTGCTCGGGGTTAAAATTCATAAGTGCGGCAATTCCTTCGGGAATGCTTTTAGTAGAAACAACGGCCACTTGTTTGGAAGATATCCTGGCAGCCTGTTCTGCAGTTAAAATTATATTTTTATTGTTCGGCAGTATAATGATATTCTTGGCAGGAGTATTTTGAATAGCTTTTACAATGTCCTCTGTTTTAGGGTTCATGGTTTGCCCGCCGGTTATTACCACATCCGCGCCCAGGCTTTCCATAATTGCTTTAATACCTTCACCCATGCTTACGGAAATAATCCCGATTTCCTTATCTAATTGGTCTTTTGTTTCCGGATTAATTCTTTCCCGGTGCTGCTCATCCATATTGGTGATGTGGATATTAGATAAAGTTCCGAAATTCAAACAGTATTCCATCACTAACCCGGGGTGATTTGAATGCAGGTGCACCTTAGCTTGCGCATCATCACCGACTACCATTAAACAGTCTCCGTAATTGTTAAGCTCCTGCTGAATCTTTTCCAGGGGAATGTTTTTACCCTTAACAATAAACTCTGTACAGTATTTATAGGTAATAGCCTGTTTTGACTCGGGGAGCGGCCCGAGGTAGTCTTCTTTTTGACGGGAAACTACGTTAAGCAGTAAGTCCAGTTCTTCCGGCCCCTTCAAACTGTGTAGAATACCTTCCAGAATTACGCAAAAACCTTTCGCCCCGGCATCCACCACTCCGGACTCTTTTAGTACGGGAAGCAGTTCGGGAGTCTCTTTTAAGGATTCCTGAGCTGCTTTTAAGCTTACAACTAAAACACGTAAGACATCTTGACTTCGTCTACAGGCTTCCTGCATTGCCTCGGCAGTTTTTTGAGCCACCGTTAGAATTGTGCCGGGCACAGGATTGCTTACAGTCCGGTAGGCTGTTTTATAGGCTTCTGTAAAACCCCGGGCCAGATCTGTGGCATTGGCTTTATGCTGTCCCTCCAGTGCGGTGGCAAACCCCCTGAAAAGTTGAGATAACAGAACACCCGAGTTTCCTCGTGCCCCCATTAAAGCCCCTCTGGCAACAGCCAAAGAAACCGTGTCTATGCGTGTGCTTTTTTCTTGCTGGGCCTCATTGACGGCGGCTAAAAGAGTTAGATGCATATTTGTACCGGTATCACCGTCCGGAACTGGAAAAATATTTAACCGGTCGATTTCATCTTTGTATTGGGCTAATAAATTTAAACTTCCCAGGAGCATAGTTCTAAACTCTGCACCGTCAAAAGAATATATACTCAAGAACAGGTCCCCCTTGCTGTTAAACTAACATGTCATTCTAAAAGACTTTCGACATATTCTTAATATTTCCTTTCAGCAGCTTTGATATAATATGGTAATTATGATATAATCAAGTCTTGAAATGGGAAAGGTTGGTGGCAAATTTGGCTAAAGATAACTCTTTTGATGTTGTATCTGAAGTAAATTTGCAGGAGGTAGATAATGCTATAAATCAAGCTGTAAAAGAAATTAATAACCGCTTTGACTTTAAAGGCAGCAAAACAAAAATAACTTTTGAGAATAACCAGATTATCATTGTTTCAGATGATGACTTTAAATTAAAAAGTGCTAAGGATGTTCTGGAAACCAAACTTGTCAAGCGAGGGATAGATTTAAAAGCCTTGAGCTACGGAAAAATTGAAGAGGCTGCCGGGAATACTGTTCGGCAGCGGGCAACTTTAATACAGGGTATAGACAAAGAGAAGGCTAAAATGATTACAAAGTTAATTAAAAACAGCAAAATTAAAGTACAATGTACTATACAGGGGAATCAAGTTAGAATCAGCGGTAAAAACCGTGATGATTTACAGGCAGCCATACAATTAATAAAAGATGAGGATTTCGGTATCCCGCTCCAATTTATAAATTTTAGAACTTTTTAAGATATTGCCTTTATAAAGTAAAAAATCAGGGAAGGAAGACCTGTTAAAGATGACTTTGAAAGTCGGGATAGTTAGTCTTGGGTGTGTGAAAAATCTGGTGGATACCGAGTTGATGCTCGGTTATCTGAAACAGGCCGGGTTTATCATTACCAACCGGGAAACAGAAGCTGATGTATTAATAGTAAATACTTGCGGTTTTATTACCGATTCCAAGGAAGAATCCATTAATACTATTTTAGAAATGGCTAAAATGAAGGAAACCGGCCACTGCCGTGTGCTGATCGTGGCCGGGTGTCTTTCCCAGCGGTATGGGAAAGAGCTAATGGATGAAATGCCTGAGGTTGACGGTATTTTAGGTGTAGGGATGGTTCCACACATTGTTGCTATAGTTAATCGTGTTTTGGAAGGTGAAAAGGTTTTAGAAGTTGGTGAACCGGGATACGAATACGGTGAAGGTATGCCAAGGGTACTCTCTACACCGCCTTATACAGCATATGTGAAAATAGCCGAGGGTTGTGATAACCGCTGCTCATATTGTGCTATACCGAATATTCGCGGTGGTTATCGCAGCCGCACCATAGAAACTATTGAGAAAGAAACTGAGAGATTGATTGACGGAGGAGTTAAGGAAATTATCCTGATTGCCCAAGACACAACGAGATATGGTATAGATATATATGGGGAATATTCTCTGGCCGGACTAATAAAAAAACTGGTAAAGTTTAAAGGATTATTCTGGCTGAGATTGCTATATTGCTATCCGACCCGTTTTACTCCGGAGTTAATAGATGTTATTGCTTCCGAAAGAAAAGTCTGCCGATATATAGACCTTCCTTTACAGCATGCCAGTGATGCTGTGCTGGCCCGTATGAACCGGGCAGGGTCAAAAGAACAATACAGGCAGCTAATTTATAATTTACGAAAGGCTATACCGGATGTCACTTTGCGTACTTCCTTTATTGTTGGCTTTCCCGGGGAAACAGACAGAGATTTTCAGGAACTGCTGGATTTTATGCTGGAAGTAAGGTTTGACAGGGTGGGAATATTTACTTATTCTCCTGAAGAGGGTACCCCTGCCGAGTGTTTAGATAACCGGATAAGTGAAGAGATAAAACAAGAACGCTATAAAAAAGCAATGCTTTTACAACAAAAAATTTCCTTGGAAAAAAATAAAAATAAAATAAACAATAATATTTCAGTACTAATAGAAGGTAAATCCTCGGATAGAAAAGAAACCTATATAGGTCGTAGTGAGTTTGATGCCCCCGATATTGATGGGAGAGTAATTGTTAAATCCAGTAAAAAACTAAATGCGGGAGATATTGTTCCGGTACGTATAAACCGCGCTTACGAGTATGACTTAATGGGAGAGTTAACCTAATGAACCTACCTAACCGGCTGACTGCAGCCAGAATTTTTCTTGTGCCAGTGTTTTTGGCAATATTATCTTTAAAGGTTCCTTACGGTGATTATATTGCCGCCGGGGTCTTTATTTTAGCAGCCAGTACTGACGGGTTGGACGGATATATAGCTAGAAAGAGAAAAATGGTTACCCGTTTAGGAAAATTTATGGATCCCCTGGCAGATAAACTTATGGTTTCTGCAGCTTTGATAGCTTTAGTAGAACTGAACAGGTTATCAGGCTGGGTGGCTGTTATAATTATTGGGCGTGAACTGGCCGTAACCGGCCTGCGGTCAGTTGCTGCGGCAGAAGGAGTTGTGATTTCGGCCAGTAAACTGGGTAAAATTAAGACGGTAAGCCAAATTATTGCTATCGTTGCGATGTTTTTACATGACTTTCCTTTTAATATGATTCAAATACCCTTTGGTAATCTGGCTATGGGGGTGGCAGTCGGGTTTACGATTTGGTCGGGCATGGATTATATTATGCGTTCCTGGTATCTGTTGAAAAAGGAAGCTTAGTAAAATATATTTATAAATATATTTATAAATATATTTTTGATTAAACGGTTAGATTGTTAAGAAATTAACTGTAGATATTATTCGTTATATTTCTGGCGAAACTAATATCTACAATTTTTATTTTTAAAACATCTTCTGGTAACCATTTCATAATAAGAATATGATGAATATATGATATAATCTTATCTTGAACAACGATTTTAAAGGGAAAGGGAGATATGGTATGAAATGGCACGGTCTCCGAATTCCAGTGATCCTTTTTGCTTTTTTGGTGGGACTTGCGCTGTTTTTTGGTTGCCAGTGGTTATATCAAAAATATTATTACAATCAACCTTTAGCTGCAGTATTAAGTGATGATGTTGTACAAGCTTATAAAATTGATGACAGTGAGGAGCCGATAAAAATTGAAGTACAGCTGTCTACCACTAATTTAATGGAAGATTATAATAAAATCTACGATAACCTGTCCGGTGTTATGGGAAATAAAGCATTTGTTTTAGAGCTAAAGGACAATCGGGATAAAGTTCTAAAAGAGGTTTACTATAATAGTCAGTATGCCGTGTATCAAGCTGTTAGTCAGGGGACTTATCAAGAAATGGCCTCAGTAATACATGAAGAGGCCGGTGCGGTAGGTGCTGAGGCCAAAGTATTTATTGATCAGAATAATATATATGTACAAATGCAGCATAACGGGCATGTATTAAACGAAATCATCCCCAGGAATCCACCACAGACTGCTATGACTGCTCAACGGGGAGGAGGTGCCAGGCTTGATGCTCAAAGAAATTAGTTTAGGTTTTATAATGGCTTTTATTATTTTTTTAGGTATTTTGGGATACGATATTATTCCTCTGGTAGTGATTCTAGCTGCCGGGGCCGGTATATATTATTTTGCCCGTACCAAAGGACTGTTAAATAATAACTTTGAAGCAGGTGCCTCTGCTCTTTCAAGACCGGAAATAACTTTTAATGATATTGGTGGACAGGGTGCGGCAATTAAAGAGCTGCGTGAGGCTTTGGATTTTATAAGGAATTTTGAGGACATTAAAAAATTAGGTATTAGACCCTTAAAGGGTATTTTACTTACCGGTCCACCTGGTACCGGTAAGACCTTAATGGCAAAAGCAGCTGCCAATTATACCGACTCTTCTTTTATCGCGGCCAGCGGCAGCGAGTTTATAGAAATGTATGCCGGAGTCGGCGCGCAGAGAGTGCGTAAGCTTTTTCAATCGGTTAGGGAATTAGCCTTAAAACAGAAGAAGAGCAGTGCGGTAATTTTTATTGATGAAATAGAGGTTTTGGGTGGAAGGCGCGGTCAGACCTCCAGTCATATGGAATATGACCAAACACTTAACCAGTTATTATGTGAGATGGATGGAATAAAAATTGATGACAGGGTGCGGGTACTGGTATTGGCAGCTACTAACAGAGTTGATATGCTGGATTCTGCCCTTACGAGGCCGGGTCGTTTTGACCGTCAGGTGAAAGTTTATCTTCCTGATAAGGAAGGTCGTCTTGAAATTTTACGCCTGCATACTAAAAATAAACCTCTGGCGGCGGATGTTTCTTTGGAACAAATAGCTAAGGAATCTTTTGGTTTTTCCGGCGCTCACCTTGAGAGTTTGGCAAATGAGGCAGCTATTATGGCTATGCGTGAAGGTTCAGATGTTATCTGTATTCACCATTTCTATGAAGCCATAGATAAAGTTATTTTAGGTGGAAAGTTAGATCGACATCCTTCTAAAGATGAGTTGAATCGTGTAGCCATCCATGAAACAGGTCACGCCATTATCGGGGAATTAGTTCGCCCCGGTTCGGTTTCTACAATTACAATTACTCCCCGTGGAGATGCCTTGGGGTATATCAGGCAGAATGATGAAGATGACAACTACCTGCATACCAAAGATTATTTAGAAAACAGAATCGCTGTCACTCTTGGAGGAGCTGTCGCTGAAGAGATAATTTTGGGCAACCGCAGCACCGGTGCCATTAATGATTTTGAACAGGCTGTTCATGCGGCTAATACAATTATTCGTTCCGGTATGTCGGAATTGGGTGTAGTAGCTGCTGACGATCTACCTAATGAATTAAAGCACAAGGTTCTCACTGCCATAATCAGAGAACAAGAGTGTCGGGTTAAAACTTATCTGGAGCATTCTAAGGACTTGCTTCTGAAAATAGTTGAGATATTATTGGAAAAAGAAAAAATTAGCGGTGAACAGTTTCGTATGATTTTACAGTCTCGTGTTGCATAAAAACATAAATTGTGTAATAATATAGTGGGCTGTCAAAAATAACCATTTTGACAGCCAATTTTAAACCCTTTAATACATTATAACGCTAAAAGATTTTTCTATTCTTTGTGAAAGAATTATTTTATAAGAAAAAATTGACATTTCATTAAAGGGTTTTATTTTAACTCCGAGAATTAGAAATAATATAAGTAATAATAAGTAGGTGGTTTTTTGTGCGGGCTGAAATAATTTTTACCGGTACGGAATTACTTATCGGTCAGGTACTAAATACACATGCACAATTTCTGGGGCGACAGTTATCACAGATGGGAATTGAGGTAACTTTACATACAACCGTAGGAGATTGTTGGAAAAAAATGGCGGAAGTGTTTCGTCAGGGCCTTGAACGTTCAGACTTAATTATTACTACCGGAGGGTTGGGCCCTACCACAGATGATTTGACAAAGGAAACAATTGCCGAAGTATTAGGATTACCTATGTTATTAGATAATGAGGTCCTGGAAAATATGCGGACATATTTTATAAAACGGGGGATGACTATGCCTGAAAGTATTACTAAACAGGCATATTTTCCACAGGGTTCCAGGGTGTTGACAAATCCTGTCGGCACGGCACCGGGTGTCCTTTTGGAATATAATGAAAAAATAATAATTAATTTACCCGGTCCTCCGTTTGAACTAATACCTACTTTTGAAACTTCAGTTATTCCTTACCTTTCGGAGTTATCGGGGCGGGGTAAAATAACCAGGTTCCGTTCATTTAAACTTACAGGTATTGCTGAATCAGTTGTTCAGGATCACTTAAAGGATCTATGTAGACAAGAGAATCCTAATATTGCTTTTCTGGCAAAGCCGGGAGAGGTTTATGTGCGTATTACCGCTAAGGCCAACAATCCGGAAGAAACTGACACTATAGTTAATGAAATGGCGGAAAAGGTACGTAGCAGACTGGGAGAATATATCTTTGCTGTTAATGAAGAGGTCATAGAAGAAGTTGTAGGTAATCTACTTGCTGAAAAAGGCTTAACCATTGCATTGGCAGAATCCTGTACCGGTGGGTTAATAACAGCCCGCTTAACTAATGTTCCCGGTAGTTCTCGTTACCTGCTGGGGGGGATAGTAGCTTATAATAATAATGTGAAAGAAAAGCTGCTGGGTGTACCTGGTTATATTTTAAAAAATAATGGTGCGGTCAGCAGACAGACTGCTGTAGCCATGGCCCAAGGGGTATGTAAAATTATGGATTCAAATTTTGGTCTTGCGGTAACCGGTATAGCAGGTCCCGGAGGTGGTACACCTGAAAAACCTCAGGGGTTAGTTTATATAGCTCTAACCACTCCCGACGGTACCTGCTGCCGAAAGTTTTACTTTCCGGGGGAAAGGTCGGCAGTTAGACAGGGCACTGTTAATGCCGCTCTAAATATGGTTAGAACTAATTTGTTGGCTTAAAGCAAAATATTAGAGGAGTAAAACATTATGGTTACACATAGTAATTTATCGAAGAAAAATATAGCAAAATTTGGGGATTTAGAACTAAATAGCCGAATTGTTCAGGCTTTGGTAGATATGGGGTTTGAAGAACCTACCCCGATACAGCAGAAAACAATCCCTTTATCACTGGAG
The sequence above is a segment of the Desulfolucanica intricata genome. Coding sequences within it:
- a CDS encoding competence/damage-inducible protein A, whose product is MRAEIIFTGTELLIGQVLNTHAQFLGRQLSQMGIEVTLHTTVGDCWKKMAEVFRQGLERSDLIITTGGLGPTTDDLTKETIAEVLGLPMLLDNEVLENMRTYFIKRGMTMPESITKQAYFPQGSRVLTNPVGTAPGVLLEYNEKIIINLPGPPFELIPTFETSVIPYLSELSGRGKITRFRSFKLTGIAESVVQDHLKDLCRQENPNIAFLAKPGEVYVRITAKANNPEETDTIVNEMAEKVRSRLGEYIFAVNEEVIEEVVGNLLAEKGLTIALAESCTGGLITARLTNVPGSSRYLLGGIVAYNNNVKEKLLGVPGYILKNNGAVSRQTAVAMAQGVCKIMDSNFGLAVTGIAGPGGGTPEKPQGLVYIALTTPDGTCCRKFYFPGERSAVRQGTVNAALNMVRTNLLA